The genomic segment CTTCACAGTATCAACTGGTGCAGTCAATGTAACTGTTGTTGGGTTTGGAGCGATGATGTTACCTGCATTGTCAGTAGCACCTACAATAACCAAAGTGCTAGCTTTACCAGCAGTCAAACCAGTAACTTCGAGTGTGTCACCGGAAAGTGTGTAGTCGGATGCGGTCAATGTTTTACCATCAAGTGTCACAGTTCCCACAGATTTCAGTGGTTCGCTGAACTTCACGATAGCAGTAGAACCATCATAAGTTACTCCAGTGTAAACAGGAGCAGTAGAGTCTGTAATTTTTACGTTGCCAAGGAATTCAGCAACTTTTTTGTTTACATCGTCTTTGCTGATGATGGAATCTTTCTTAACATAAACGGAGTAGTCACCGTTGAATGCAACATCGTTTGTGATAGTAAGAGTTTTACCATCTTCACTCAAAGATGCAGTCAGATTTCCAATTGCAGCAGCACTACCCAGTGGAGCTACTTTCACATTAGTAGTGTTAAGAGCTTTACTTTGGGCATTAAACAATTTGTCGCCAGCATTGCTTACTGGAATGCTGAAGTTGATCTTGATTTGGCTACCGCTTACAGCAGCTACGGAATCAACTTTCAAATCGCCAGTTGGACCATCGATTGCATCGTTACGAGGATCGTAAGTTGCACCGTTAGTACCATCGAGGTTAGATTTCGTATAAACGCCTTCGAAATCGGATTTTTTCAGGTCTCTCTTAACTTTGCTGAACTCACCGTTCATGATTTCGCGGAGGCTTGCACCTTTACCGTCGAAGTCAACGTAGATCAGTTTGTCGAAAGAAGTTACTGCCATGTCAGCTGCAAATTTTGTTTTACCTGCATCTGTCAGGTTAAACAGGTCACGCAGTTCATAGTATCTGTCTACGTCTCCACCCAGGTAAACACCAGATTTTGGTGCTGCAAAAGCGGAAGAAGCCATGCTAGCAACTACTGTAGCAGAAAGGATGGAAAGAGCTACTTTTTTATTCACGTACTACCCCTCCGTAAGTTTGATAGGAAGTCTATTTTTGTGAGTGAGTATGTAATGAACAGCGGAGAGAGGTGACTCCCTCCGCTGCTCGACTCACGTAAAAGGCTTTAACTTACAAAATTATTTTTTGAAAGTTACGTTTGTTTTGTCGGTTTCGCCTTTTTCACTTGTTACAGTGATTACACCAGAAGTAGCATCTGTTTTGTCAGTAGAGAATTCGAATACGATTTCTCCGTTGCTTACTTTACCAGTGAAGGTTTCGCCACCAACTTTGATAACTGCTTTATCAATCTCGGATTCTTTACCGTTTTTGATTTCTACAGTTACAGAGTAAGAGTTTACTGGACCGATAGCGAACTGTTTACCAGTTGCGGAGTCAGCGACAACATCCCATTTGTCCCCACCATTGTCTTCGCCAGGTGTTTGTTTCAGGAACGCTTCCGCTTCATCTTCCCAACCTTCTTTTTCTACTTCATCTTCGTCGGAAATGATCAATACGTAGTCGTATTTGTTACCGGAAACGTCGGAGCTATCGATAGCAACGATGTAGTCGCCTTTGCTTACGCCGTCAACGCCTTCCAGATCATCGAAGATCTCCAGGAATGCAGTGGAAGATTTAGTGTTGATAGTGGATTTTTTGTCATCAGCATCTTTAACAGTGATGGTGTTGCCATCTACGTTAGATACCAGACCCACTTTGATTTTGTCAATGCTAGCTTGGTTCAAATCGTCTTTATCACTAATGACTTTAGCGAGCATTTTTTCGTCTTCATCTTCGAGGTTGTTGTTAACTACTTCAACAACATCGTCCACAACTACTTCATCGTTAGCATCCAGTTGGAATGCGATGAAATCGCCGCGTTTGATACCACGATCGTCTTTCAGATCTTCAGAATCTTTGTCCAATGGGTAAGTTTTCAATTCGACTTTGTCACCGGTTTTAGTGAGAACTTGGATAGTGTCATCTCCACCGGATCTTCCGTAATCCCAAACCATACCGTATTGGGAATCGCCACCCAAACCGTCACCTTCAACTACGAAGATTGCTTCAACTTCACCTTTATCTTCGTCAACTGTGTAGTATACAGTCAGATCGTCTTCGTCTGCAATGTCTTTGAACTTCGCAGCTTTAGCGTTTTTCAGTTCAGGACGTTTGTTTGCGTCTTTGATCTCACCAGTCATGTTGAAGATAGCAGTATCATCATTTACTTCGTAGTCGTCAACCATTTCGTCGTCTTCGTCAGCAATTTTGTCCCACTCAGCTCCAGAAGAACGGATCAGATCTGTTTTCAGGATGCGAACTTTTTCTGCTTTACCATCTTTGTCAAGTTCAACTTCCAGCAGGACGTTGCTGTCGTCTTTCTTAGGTTGGAGAAGGTCTTCCAGTTCGCTCTCGTTACCGTTTTTATCGAAGTTTTTGTCGTTTACATCATAGATGTCTTCAGCTTCCAACTCAACATTCACTTTTTTGCCTCTTTGAGTCAATACAGTGAATTGCCATTTGTCTTTACCATAGTCCAGGTAAGCTGCACGAGTAACGATTGCTTTTTGTTTGCGATCGTCGATTGGATCCTTAGTAGTTACGTGACGAACACGACCAGAAGCATCCAGGTACAGTTTTACTGTTTCGCCGTCAAGATCTTTGATCAGATCCCAGTTGGATCCATCAGTATCTTCAACGTCTTTGTTTCCGTTATCGGAGTAAGTAGCACCTTTGTAGATACGGTATGTTTTGTCTCCGATAGTCAGACGGTAGTCGTTGCTGTTACGCATAACAACTTTGTCTACTTTACCTTCTACAATCGTGTCAGTAGCGAAGATCAGGAACTTGTCTTCGTCACCTTCTGGATAGTAAACGCTGTAAACCATGTTTTCTTTCAGATCGCTGAATTTAGCTGGTTTACCATTGAGGAATACGAGGAAGTCTTTGCCTTCATCTTTGTTTTCCAGCTCATTGAACTTGTCGTTGTCAATGTTCGTGATCTTTTTCTTTTCAACATCGACTTTGCTGATCACTTCAGAACCATATTTACGACCTTCGTCAGTTTGGTTCATAGTTTGATCGTCAATTACGTGCATGTAAGCAATTTCGTTGTTGTCATCCAGAACAACTTTCACACCAAAAGTGAAGCCATCGCCATCTTTGATGATTTCTTTCAAACCGTCAACTGCATCAGTGAAACGTTTGAAGTTGTAAGTAACAACAGTATCTTTGTTCAGACGGTAGGATTTCTCGCTAGCATCCAGAACCAGTTTCAGATCTTTCAGATCGGAGCTGCTCAGATCTTTAGCATCTGTGAAGGATTTGCCTTTCAGTTCCCATTCGCTCACACGGTCCATGATAACTTCTTCGTCTGTGGAACCTTCCATCCAAACGATTACGTCTTCACGGTCGTCTTTGATCCACACTTGTACGTGTTGACCAGCGAATTCGTTAGAGTTGATACCGTCAGCTACTTTGTAAGTAGTGTTGCCGATACCAGCGTCTTTACCATTCAAAGTTACTTCGTTAGCTTTGATTTTGCCCAGACCGATAGCAGGTACGTTTGTTACCAATGGCAAGTCATCGCCATCGCGACCAGCTTCTTGAGCCCACTCCATGTCACGAACAGTAACTTTCAGGTATTTAGTCAGGAGGTTTTCATTCGTGATTTCATAACGAACGTAAGTCCCGAATTCTTTTTGCTCCATCAGGTCTACACGAAGAGCGTTGTCGAGCATTTTGAAGATGTCGCCACGAGTTGCTGCATTGTTAGGAGTAGTGATGCTCTTAGCAATGTTCAGCTCGGAAGCTTTGGAGATCATGCTGTTAGGCCATACACCCTTAACGGATGGCTCATAACCCAGTGCACGAACGATCATAGTAACTGCTTCTGCATAAGTAACTTGGTTTTGTGGTTTGAAAGATTTGTCCGGGAAACCTTTTACGATTTCTTCGTTGGAAGCTACGTTTACGAAACCAGCAAACCAATCAGTAGATCTAACATCAGTATAAGTATTGCTGAATTGTGCCAATTTCGCACCTTGCTCCAGTCCGCGAGCGCGAACGATCAGAGTAGCGAACTCTGCACGAGTGATAGTTTTCTCTACACCGTAATCGCCGTTGCCATAACCTGCTACCAGGCCAAGAGCTTCCAGGCGTTTTACGGTTTTTTCCATATCAGCGTCCATTTTAGGAGCTGTAGTTGTTGCTGCTTCTTCTGCTGCGAAAGCCATTGGAGCAACAGTAAGTGCGAGTGCACTAGCCAATACACTGTTAACGACCTTTTTCATAACCTTGTGTTCTCCTCCTCTAGTATAAACAAATTGTTCTTGGGGAATATTTGTTGTTAATCTATCTTTCTTTTTAAAGCCCGAATCCTGCAAGCGCGTGTCACCTCCTTTCGCAGGAAAGCCTCGCTTTTTGTGTTAAAAATCTCTAGTATATTCAGTATTGTGTAAAATGCAACAATCACTAGTGTAACACAACTGCTAGAATTCGTGAATCTTTTTTACACAATTCCCCGTTTTTCGTGTGACATCCTATTAAACGCCTGAGCGAATCAAAAGTTGCGGCGCCTTCGAAAAAAAATTAAAGTTTTTTTCGTGGTTCGTTATTCACCTGTCAGTTATGTACGAAGTGACATCCGCCACAATCGTATTATAGGGTACACAGGGCGGGCTGTCACGACTGAACCTTTTTCCAATTTGATTCAAAAGCTTACAAATCTTGTTTTTTGGCTAGTTACCCAGTGCAGTTTCAAACGCTACAACAGCCAGATTGTAAGTCAGAACAGCTTTTTGGTATTGATTCTCACTTTTAGACAACGCTTCTTCTGATTGGATGACATCCAAAGTAGTTGCGAGTCCATTTTCAAAGCGCAAATTCTTCAGTCGATAGCTCTCCGCAGCGGAATCCTTTGCCGACTTAGAAAACTCAATCGCTTCTCTTGCTGCATTCAGATTGAGATAGGCTTCTGTAACATCTTTGGTAACAGCACGCTTTTGCTTTTCAATTTCAAGGTTAGCTTTTTCCACGCTGTTACGAGCCATTTGGCCTTGGAGAGTAGATGCAGCTGTAAAATCAGTGATCAGTTTTACGTTCAATTCAGCCAGTTTGAGCTCTTCCTGAGCCTGTGTTATTTCATTTCGATTGGAAAGCGCCTTTTCCTCGGCTTCCTTCAGTGTCATGTTAATAGGAGCCGTTTGCTTATTTGACGAGATGAGCTTCCATTCTTTAGTCAAATCGACTCCGAGGAAGTCGTTCAAATTCATACGGGCAATTTCCAAGTTGTTTTCTGCAGTTTTCAATTCTGCTTTTGCGGCTGCTACCCCCATCTCGGCTTCAAGAACATCTGTCTTAGCATTCGTTCCTACATCGAATGCAGCCTTTGCCACCTTAAGCTGTGCTTCTGAACGCGCCAAGCTTTGTTTCTTCAAGTTCAGATCATCTTGAGCAAAAATTAGCTTGTAATAGACATCCTGCGCGCCAAGCTTTGTTTTAGATTCCGCCGATTTTACGTACAGTGCGTTGAGCTTCTTGGTTTGTACTCCTTTTGCATTGTTATAATATTTTTGTTGTGCTGCTTCCAACGATTCGATCGCATCGCTTGGCAGATCAGAGTTACTCACATAGGTAAGAGTTTGATTAAGGTCTGCATTTTTTGCATCCAGACGTGTTTCATTGAGCACGGCGTTTGTCTTCAAAGCCTGTTCAATGGCTTTTTCCAAAGTCAGCTCTGCTCCTGTAGCAGCCTCAGCCTCAGGAGTAGACTGACTCTCTGTACCGGTTTGTGTTGTTGCTTTATCATTTGATGCTTGTACAGTCGTTGGTGCCTTTGTTTGATCGGAGCCTGTATTCGCAGATGCCGTCAAGCTTCCTGCACCTAGTGCTGTTGTTAATACTGCCGCCAAACTGATGGACATCCATTTCTTTTTCGAATATGGAAAATTCACTGAATTCCACTCCTTCATTTTATGTTAAGTATAAAATTATTAACCACATTAAATATGTGGTTTGTCCCAAGATCACTATATCACAGAGTTATACTTCTCACACGCAAAAATATACCATACCAACATTTTCATAAGGGAATCATAGATAGCTCCTCCCTTTCCTTTTTTATTCCACAAACACCACATAGAGTACTACGATTATGTGTCAAAAACATTTCAGTGTTCGCCAACATTTCTTTTGTATGCTATCCTTTTCTTGAGGTGATTGTACGATGCTTACCCAATACAAAACGATCGCTGGCTACGGTGAGGACTATATCGTTATTGAACGCTCCCGTTTTATCGGGTATGCCCAGCGGGTTACAACCGAAGAAGAGGCGACAGCGTTTATCGCGATGATAAAAAAGAAGCACTGGGACGCTACCCATAACTGTTCCGCTTTTGTCATTGGCGAAAACGATCAGATTCAGCGCTCAAGTGATGACGGAGAGCCTAGCGGTACAGCAGGCAAACCGATTCTCGAGTGTATCAAGAAAAATGGTGTGAAAGATACGGTCGTCGTCGTCACCCGCTATTTCGGCGGAATCAAGCTTGGGGCTGGTGGTCTCGTTCGGGCTTATACAGCTGGAACGGTCACTGCACTAAAGGCTGCGAAGATCGTGGTTCATACCTTGCATCAAACGATTTCGGTCAGCGTCGACTACACATGGTGGGGCAAGGTAGAGAACGAACTGCGTCTGGGCGAACATCGCGTGAGTGGTACGGATTTCACAGACAAGGTTACCGCGCATGTGTTAATTCCTGAGGGTGAACAGGATGAGTTCGTCGCGCAAATGGTTGATTTGACGAACGGACAAGCCCAGATCGTGCTCGGTGATAAGGAATATGTGGAGGTTCCGGTGGACGCGGTTGGAGATGTGGAAGAAGAGTAATTTCTCAACGAAAAAAGCTGAAGAGGCGGATGACCTCTTCAGCTTTTCTTCTATTATATATAGCGAAATATATTCACTTACTGCTTAGGCAGTTTTTTGAGTTGGACCATCACACGTACGGTGATAACAGCCATCTCTG from the Brevibacillus brevis genome contains:
- a CDS encoding S-layer homology domain-containing protein; this translates as MKKVVNSVLASALALTVAPMAFAAEEAATTTAPKMDADMEKTVKRLEALGLVAGYGNGDYGVEKTITRAEFATLIVRARGLEQGAKLAQFSNTYTDVRSTDWFAGFVNVASNEEIVKGFPDKSFKPQNQVTYAEAVTMIVRALGYEPSVKGVWPNSMISKASELNIAKSITTPNNAATRGDIFKMLDNALRVDLMEQKEFGTYVRYEITNENLLTKYLKVTVRDMEWAQEAGRDGDDLPLVTNVPAIGLGKIKANEVTLNGKDAGIGNTTYKVADGINSNEFAGQHVQVWIKDDREDVIVWMEGSTDEEVIMDRVSEWELKGKSFTDAKDLSSSDLKDLKLVLDASEKSYRLNKDTVVTYNFKRFTDAVDGLKEIIKDGDGFTFGVKVVLDDNNEIAYMHVIDDQTMNQTDEGRKYGSEVISKVDVEKKKITNIDNDKFNELENKDEGKDFLVFLNGKPAKFSDLKENMVYSVYYPEGDEDKFLIFATDTIVEGKVDKVVMRNSNDYRLTIGDKTYRIYKGATYSDNGNKDVEDTDGSNWDLIKDLDGETVKLYLDASGRVRHVTTKDPIDDRKQKAIVTRAAYLDYGKDKWQFTVLTQRGKKVNVELEAEDIYDVNDKNFDKNGNESELEDLLQPKKDDSNVLLEVELDKDGKAEKVRILKTDLIRSSGAEWDKIADEDDEMVDDYEVNDDTAIFNMTGEIKDANKRPELKNAKAAKFKDIADEDDLTVYYTVDEDKGEVEAIFVVEGDGLGGDSQYGMVWDYGRSGGDDTIQVLTKTGDKVELKTYPLDKDSEDLKDDRGIKRGDFIAFQLDANDEVVVDDVVEVVNNNLEDEDEKMLAKVISDKDDLNQASIDKIKVGLVSNVDGNTITVKDADDKKSTINTKSSTAFLEIFDDLEGVDGVSKGDYIVAIDSSDVSGNKYDYVLIISDEDEVEKEGWEDEAEAFLKQTPGEDNGGDKWDVVADSATGKQFAIGPVNSYSVTVEIKNGKESEIDKAVIKVGGETFTGKVSNGEIVFEFSTDKTDATSGVITVTSEKGETDKTNVTFKK
- a CDS encoding YigZ family protein, with the protein product MLTQYKTIAGYGEDYIVIERSRFIGYAQRVTTEEEATAFIAMIKKKHWDATHNCSAFVIGENDQIQRSSDDGEPSGTAGKPILECIKKNGVKDTVVVVTRYFGGIKLGAGGLVRAYTAGTVTALKAAKIVVHTLHQTISVSVDYTWWGKVENELRLGEHRVSGTDFTDKVTAHVLIPEGEQDEFVAQMVDLTNGQAQIVLGDKEYVEVPVDAVGDVEEE
- a CDS encoding TolC family protein — translated: MNFPYSKKKWMSISLAAVLTTALGAGSLTASANTGSDQTKAPTTVQASNDKATTQTGTESQSTPEAEAATGAELTLEKAIEQALKTNAVLNETRLDAKNADLNQTLTYVSNSDLPSDAIESLEAAQQKYYNNAKGVQTKKLNALYVKSAESKTKLGAQDVYYKLIFAQDDLNLKKQSLARSEAQLKVAKAAFDVGTNAKTDVLEAEMGVAAAKAELKTAENNLEIARMNLNDFLGVDLTKEWKLISSNKQTAPINMTLKEAEEKALSNRNEITQAQEELKLAELNVKLITDFTAASTLQGQMARNSVEKANLEIEKQKRAVTKDVTEAYLNLNAAREAIEFSKSAKDSAAESYRLKNLRFENGLATTLDVIQSEEALSKSENQYQKAVLTYNLAVVAFETALGN